CCTTTGATATTGCTAGGAGAAGAGAAACCGCCATAGATGCGAATAGTCCAATCCCCAGGATGTCTATTCTCCGCGGCGTTTTATATCTACTTTCCCTTACGAACATTACTATGGAGAAGGTGAGTAGGGCGGCTATTGGAGTTGCTGTGTGGTAAGTTGCTCTCCACCCGTAGTTCTGGGCAATATAGCCGCCTACGGGCAACGCTATGATTATCCCAACGCCAAACATAGCACTGACAATCCCCTGGGCCGTGGGCACCATATTAGGCGGAAACTCCTCCCGGATGAGGGAGAAGGCGAGGGGGAACATCGCCATTCCAAGGCCTTGAATTGCGCGAGCTAGTAGCAACACCTCGAAACTAGGCGCATATCCCGTGAAGGTAACCGCAAATACGTACGCCACCATAATTATTGACAACATCTTCTTCTTGCCGTACATATCGCCGAGGCTTCCGAAAACCGCGGCGCTGATTGTACCCGAGATTAGGTAGATAGTTAAAATCCAGGAGGCGTCAGCTGGCGTGATGTTGAACTCCGCCTGTATCCTGGGGAGGCTGGGCATCAACATAGCCTCAGTGTACATCACAAGCAATGCTACGGAGCCGAGAAGCGGCGTTATCCTCCAGGCGTATTTAACGTCGTAGCTATCCACGGCGCCTTCTGCGCAAAGCCATGGCTATCCCCGCCAAGACTAGCACTATAGTCAGCACCAGTGGTACAACTACGAACATATCCAAGCCGCCTCGCACTTCGATAGGTATGTTAACATACTGCAGAGCCGGCGCAAAGACTCCAGTTTGGTTCCAAGTCAGCACCAGCGTTAAGGTGTAGATGCCGTTAACCGCCTTGTCGGAAACATCAAGTAGAAACGCGGTGCTGACGGTGGCGCCGGGAGGCACATCACCTAGTATTCTCACTCCAGCCGTAGCGGCGTCGGCTATGTTTGATGCATGTAGCTCAAATACCTGCGATGGCGTGAGGGAAATCCTTACGTTCTTCGCCTCCTCTGGGCCCAGGTTTGTGACGTTTATCATTAAAACAGCTGTGGAGCCGGGGGCGACGTTGTAAACCCTATAAGTTATTCTTAGAGAGTCTTTTCTGCCGATCTCTAACAGTCCCCGCGCCGTGGAGCCGCCTCCCTCCCAGCTGGCTAGTGCAACAACATTGTAGTTTCCCGGGCTCAACTTGGACGCGTCGATATAGAAGGTGAGAGTTACTGGAGAGCCGGGGGGTAGGTAATCGAGGGTGTAGCTCTGCCGGCCTATTGTGGAGTTAAGTAGAGTAACCGTGACGTTGCGCGCGACGACCGGTCCTGTGTTAATTACCTGGACGTTTACCTGGGCCACCGGTGTCCCCTCTAAAATCTTTGGCGGCGTCACTAAGACGTTTTGAATTACTACATTTGGTTGGCTGACTGTAATGTAGTATGTGTAGCTAATACCGTTTATCGACACAGCGATGGGGTATCTGCCAGGCGGGTAGCCGTCGGGTATTTGTATTACTAGGTACGTGCTGTAGGGCTGGCCTTGAGGCATATAGGGCACGTAGTAGCTTGAGGGGGTTAGGAGGGTTAAAGGCGTTGAGATTGAAATATTGACGTTTCTTGCGTTAAATGGAGACACAACAGTAAGTGTGCCGGAAATCAAAGCACCGGGGTAGGCCACGGGTGGGTTAAATACCGCCGCAACATTAAACTCAGGTCTTAAAACCTCGTAGTGGAATGTGTAGAGAGTCCCGGCCACAGATATGTTGATTGGGTATACACCCGGCTTAGCATCTCTAGGTATTTCAAAAATAATGTTAAACGTGGCGGGTGACTGCGGTGCGATAAATGGAATAGCAGATGAGGTGCTTGTGATTGCTTTAAAAGGCGAGTAAACCTCCACGCCTACGTTTGACATAGTGTAGTTAGTGGCAATTACAAATGTGGCTTGTGTAAGCGATCCGGGATAGCCCTGCGGTGGGTTAAAAACCGCGTTGATGAACAGCCCACTCCGCGGTATGTACAAGTCTGCGTATTTAATAATACATGTGCCAGAAAAATAGCAAATCTCAACTGGAATTCTCACCTCTCCCTGTTTAGTTATCAATAGCTGGACAGGCAACTGAAGTTGTGTAAGTACTGGAACAGCTACCACTCCACCGGCTAGAACTTTCACACCATCGCCGTCTAGCACTTGTACTGTGACGTTTTGCAACGGCGCAGGGCCACCTTGCGAAATTGCCAGAGTTACTAGAGTAGGAGATCCCGGGATCGGCTGCTGGCTGGGAGTTGCTAACACGTTGACCTCGGCACCGCTCACTACGGGCAACTGCACTGTTTTTCTAAAAACAACAGAGCCAGCGTACCCCGATAAGCTACTTAAGGCGATCTCCAGCGTAGCATTATAGAAACCCGGTCTTAAGTCCTTAGATAGTGCAAAGTTTAGGAGACAGGTGGAGTTCGACTTTGGAGGCACCACGGCGTCGCATGAAAGCGACGAATTAAGGAACCGAGACACGACACTTCCATTTATTGAAACGCGGACCTTTAAGAAATCCGCTGTTGGGTTGAAAAGCAATACAGGCAACTGCACCGCTTGACCCGCTAAATAAGACGTCGGCCTTGGCACCACGAGGGTGGAAAAATCAAATGGGAGAACTTCTATGTCTACACTTGACTCCGCTGAGCGGGTAAGTGTGTAGGCCGTAACTCGAATTCTGTAGTAGCCGGGGCGGGCATCTAGAGGTATTTGAACCAAAGAGATGAAAGTCGCCGGGACGCCGGCAGAGAGTTGCTGTACCTGAATAGTTGACCCCGTCAAGACCTTAAATGGAGAGTCAACATCTACATAGACATTGGACAGCGGCTGAGCAGAGACAAGGGTGATGTAGAGCTGGACCACGGAGCCCGGGTAGATATATGGCGGGGAGTATGACAACGCCAGATTAAACTGTGGCTGTTGTAGAGCGGGATTTGTCTGGGCCAATACGAACGCTGTGAGAAAAACCATCAGCATTATCCGATATATCGGAAGCATAAAGCCAAAACTGATACCGCTATAAAAATTTGAAAGTGCGCAATACCGCCACAAGCTTTTTCATCGAATAGAAAGGCGCCGGGGGTGGGATTTGAACCCACGCCCCCGAACGGGGACGGGCTTAGCAGGCCCGCGCCTTGGACCAACTCGGCCACCCCGGCTGTTGACACCCAACATCACGGTTTTAAATTTTTCCCCCCCACGACAATCCTCGTTATGTATTAAACCATGTGGTTTGTTTTAGACTGTGATGACAATGTTTCCGGATATACGTGTCCGGAGTGGCCAGGGCTGACATAGGCTTCCTACTCATCAAGACGTAATACAAGGACGTGCGGCTGGCTCGGCTGGTGAGAATCAAGGCGCCGGGGCCGGGATTTGAACCCGGGCCCCCTTGACGGGGACGGGATTTCTGGCGCGGTGTCTCCAGTCCCGCGCCTTGGGCCGCTCGGCCACCCCGGCTGTGCTTCTCTTGCCGTATGTATTTAAGTTTTATCCCCCGATATAGACCTCCCTGACCTTGGGGTCGTTGGCGACTTCTTCTGGCAACCCCTTTGAAATTATGCGGCCACTGGCCATTGCGTATACGTAGTCGACGTATTTGAAGGCTATGTCTATGCGGTGTTCTATTACTAGGAAGGTGACTGCTTGTTGCTGGTTTATGTCCCTGACGATTTTGAAGACCTCGTGGGCTTGGTCTATAGGGACGCCGGCAATGGGCTCGTCAAGTATTATTAAATCGGCCCCCGCCATGAGGGCCCTGGCTAGCTCCAGGAGCTTCATCTCGCCAGCCGAGAGGAGGTTGGCGGGCGTATTCCACTTATCCACGAGCCTAACAGCCTTCAGTATGCTAAACGCCTTTTTCGCAAGCTCTTCCTCTTCTTTAACCCAGTTTTTTACTAAGGCAGAAATCACGCCTTCGCCCCTCTGCCCCCTTGCCACTGCAAGGAGGTTTTCTAAAACCGTCAGTTTCTGAAACACCTGCGGTATCTGAAACGTCCTTACGATGCCCACTGCGAAGATTTTATGCGGGGGCCACCCAGTTATGTCAATAGCCCTGCCGTCCCTCTTCATGTAAAATACCTTGCCAGACTCCGGCTTGTAGACCCCAGTTATTACATTTACCAGAGTTGTTTTGCCAGAGCCATTGGGGCCTATTATTAACGTGATTTTTTGCCTCTCGACTGAAATATCGACTCCATCTAGAGCCCTAAAGGCGCCGAATTGCTTCACAATACCCTGAGTAGAGAGGATAGAGGCCATTTTAGAAAAAATTCTAGGTAGTTATAAAGTTACTGAAACAGCGGCTTGCCTTGGTCAAATATAACTATCTTTCTGTCTGTGCCGTAGTAGTAGGCGGCGTCTATGTATTTTGGTTGCCCGCCTTCGATAACTACGCCCCATACGACGTAGTTGGGGTATGCTCTGTCGCCGGCGGCGTCGAGATATACCTTGCCGGTGACGCCTTGGTAGGTGCCCTCCTTACCCCACTGCTCAAGAGCGGCCCTCACCTTGTCGGGTTCGTCTGTGCCTAGCTTACAGACAATCTGCATAAGTATCATAGCCGCGTCGTAGCCATACGGATCGTAGGCAACGGGGTCCTTGCCGTACTTCGACCTGTACCTCTGCTTAAACTCCTGGAACTTGGGGTCGTTGGGGTCAGGCGCCGCGATCGTGCCCAGCATCCTGGCCGCCGCCATCTCCTTACCCACCTGTTTAATTAAAGCCTCGCTGTAGGCTATGCCGTCTGTCCCCACCCACCTAACCTTACCCAACACGGAGTCGGAGGCGGCTGACTGGATGGCGATGACGCCGTCGTCCTCAAAAGTGACAAACACCATGGCGGCGTCGGTGCTGGGCTGGCCCAGGGCGCTTGACAGCTTTCTAACCGCCTCGGGAACCGCAGTGGGGAAGGCCTTGGGATCTGGATCATAGCCGGCTGTGGCCACTATGTCTATCCCCAGCTTTCTGCTCTCGTTGGCTATGGCGTTTTTGAGGCCGAGGCCCCAGGCGTCGTTTCTGTAGAGAATCACCGCCTTCTTGACGCCGAGTTTGTTGAGTAGGTCGGCTATGGCGGCGGCTTGTGCGAAGTCTGTGGGGACTATTCTATATACCCAGTCGTTGGGTATGGCTAGCAGAGGCGAGGTGGAGGAGGGGCTGAAGATAATTATCTTGTTCTGGTCGGCGAAGGACTTAACTGCGCTGACCTCGCCGCTGGCCATGGGGCCTACAACTAGCCGAGCCCCCTTGGCGTATAGCGTCTGCACCTTCTGCAAAGCCTGCTGCGGGTTTGTGCCGGTGTCCTCTACCAAAAGCTCAAACTTCACCCCGGGACACATCTCATTCGCATCTTCGACAGCTAGCTCGACAGCATTCCTCACACCAATACCATAAGACTGCAAACCTCCAGTCAGAGGCAGGGCGGCCCCGATGTAGACTGTCTTCTTCTGTTGCGTCGGGCTTGGCGAGGTGGTTGTCGGCGTCTGGGTCGGGGTTGTCTGTGTAGTGGTTGGCGTCGGGGTGGTTGGTTTAGTGGTTGGAGTCTGTTGGCCCCCACCTGTGGCTAAAAGGGCCGCGATTGCCAGTATTACCACTACTCCGACTATTATACCTATATACAGGCTTTTGGATGCCATATGAGACTAATGCAACGCATATAAATATTTTGGCTATGTATATATAAATAAATAAAGTATATAGTTCGGTCATGTGATAAAACTTATTTATAACTCCCTTCCAAGGCTGTATGGAGTTATTTGTTAACATTGACTACCCAACACTTGCGAGGGCTGTGATATTTTCCAATATCTATGTACTGCTGGCGCTTGGGCTGAATTTAACCTACATCACAACGAAAATCCCGTCTTTTGCACACGGCGACTTGGCCACAATAGGCGCCTACGTCAGCTACCTCTCTATTGTTTTTCTATTTACACAACTCGGAATACCAGCTAATGTATACCTAACTATTCCAATTGTTGCTCTAGCTACTGGCGCCGTTGCGGTGCTGTCGTACATAGCTGTGTTTAGACCTATGATTAGGAGGGGGGCCGGAATCACATCCTTAATGATTGCGTCGTTTGGATTGCACTTTGTGTTATTTGCCTCGGTTGCCATAGTCGCCGATTATGTACAGAACACGTTTAAAGTGTTGAGTAGAAACGTCCTACTTGCGAGGTGGGAGTTTGTGTGGCCTGGCACAGATTTCCTAACCTCCGTAATGATCAACTCAACTATCATGGTTGTCGTGGTTACGGCGTTGCTCTACATACTGCTGTATAAGACTCGCTATGGTATAGTCATGAGGGCCAGTATTGATAATCTCTACCTAGCTAGGGCTGTTGGGATAAATGTGGAGAGGGTATTCGCTGTGGCTTGGCTCCTAATCGGCGCGGTGACCGGCATCGCCGGTATCTACATGGCTATGTTCTTCCCAATGACCGAGGAGCTGGGGTGGCTTAGGCTCGCCGTTATGTTCGTCGCATCGGTGGTGGGAGGCTTGTCTAACATCTACGGGGCAGTGCTAGGCGGCTATGTCGTCGGTCTAAGTCTCGTCCTCGGCGCGGCGTATATTCTGACTCCCCTGGGGGTGCCCACCGAGTTCCAGCTCGCCATACCGTTCGCCTTCGTGATAGTAATACTGCTATTCGCGCCTCAAGGCTTGGCTGGAATAGTTTCAAAAATCGTTGAGAGGGGGAGGAGATGATTCTCCAACTGGAGCTGGGATCTCTTGAAGTGCTTTTTAGAGAGACGATGATATTTATAGCGATTTACGGCATATATGTATTGAGCCTAAATCTAGAGGTTGGATACCTCGGCCTTCCCCAGTTCGGCAAGGTAATGTTCCTGGCGCTGGGGGCGCTTGCTGTTGGGGGTATTGCGACGAAAATTGCGCTGTTAATCTACGGGGGGACTATATCCGCCCAGCTTAACATATCTCCCTTATCAGATCTAGACACGTACTGCTCTGCGTATCAGTACCAAACTATAGACATAATCAACAATATATTTACGTCTATGCCGCTACATGGCGTGGGGTTTTTCTTGTTGTCGCTGATTCTAGCCGCGTTGCTAGGAGGGGTATTCGGGATTTTAATGGCGGGACCTGCCTTGAGGCTACGCGAGGATTATCTAGGCATTTTGCTTCTAGTAAGCGCGGAGATGATTAGAATAATTGCCACATACACCCCGCAGGTGGCTTGCGGAGTCTTCGGAGCCGTGGTGCCCGATCCCTTTGCCTGGGTGGGCACCGACCGCCGGCCGTGGGTGTATCTAGCCGTTACACTCCTATTTCTACTGGCTACGGTGTTTATACTTGAGAGGTTGGCCAACTCGCCGTTTGGCCGCGCTCTGAGGGCAATCCGCGACGCCGAGACCGCGGCTAGGGTGTTCGGAAAGGACGTGGTGAGGTACAGGATAAGAGTTTTGAGCACCGCCTCTGCGCTGGCCGGAATCGCCGGGGCGCTTTTCGCCTTTTACAACAACGTCATTAACATGAACATGTTTGTGCCGTACTATACGTTTACTGCCTGGACTATGCTTATCATAGGGGGGATGGGTAATAACTACGGCGCACTTTCGGGCGTCGTCGTTTACTATATCATTGATAGAGTTCTTAGTATCTACAAAGAGGGTATTAGGCAGATTGTCAACGTCGATCCAGTATTCTTCCAGTACATAATACTAGGCGTTATAATAATACTTGTGCTTATGTTTAGGCCTCAGGGCCTCGTTGGTGAGAAGCCGGCAAAGACATTAAAGAGGCGTGTTTTAGAGAAGTTGCGCGGGGAGGCGTAAATATTTATATAGCCGGTTCTTTGTGGCACCCATGGCAGTGACGATAGACCCAAAGACGTTCTATGCAAATCCGCCGCCTGGGAAGCCTTTCTATGTGAGATTCGAGGTGCCTGGCGACGTGGCTGAAAAAGCCCTTGAGATACTGTCTATAGCGAAGCAGACTGGGAAGATTAAGAAGGGCACTAACGAGG
The sequence above is drawn from the Pyrobaculum ferrireducens genome and encodes:
- a CDS encoding NEW3 domain-containing protein encodes the protein MLPIYRIMLMVFLTAFVLAQTNPALQQPQFNLALSYSPPYIYPGSVVQLYITLVSAQPLSNVYVDVDSPFKVLTGSTIQVQQLSAGVPATFISLVQIPLDARPGYYRIRVTAYTLTRSAESSVDIEVLPFDFSTLVVPRPTSYLAGQAVQLPVLLFNPTADFLKVRVSINGSVVSRFLNSSLSCDAVVPPKSNSTCLLNFALSKDLRPGFYNATLEIALSSLSGYAGSVVFRKTVQLPVVSGAEVNVLATPSQQPIPGSPTLVTLAISQGGPAPLQNVTVQVLDGDGVKVLAGGVVAVPVLTQLQLPVQLLITKQGEVRIPVEICYFSGTCIIKYADLYIPRSGLFINAVFNPPQGYPGSLTQATFVIATNYTMSNVGVEVYSPFKAITSTSSAIPFIAPQSPATFNIIFEIPRDAKPGVYPINISVAGTLYTFHYEVLRPEFNVAAVFNPPVAYPGALISGTLTVVSPFNARNVNISISTPLTLLTPSSYYVPYMPQGQPYSTYLVIQIPDGYPPGRYPIAVSINGISYTYYITVSQPNVVIQNVLVTPPKILEGTPVAQVNVQVINTGPVVARNVTVTLLNSTIGRQSYTLDYLPPGSPVTLTFYIDASKLSPGNYNVVALASWEGGGSTARGLLEIGRKDSLRITYRVYNVAPGSTAVLMINVTNLGPEEAKNVRISLTPSQVFELHASNIADAATAGVRILGDVPPGATVSTAFLLDVSDKAVNGIYTLTLVLTWNQTGVFAPALQYVNIPIEVRGGLDMFVVVPLVLTIVLVLAGIAMALRRRRRG
- a CDS encoding ABC transporter ATP-binding protein yields the protein MASILSTQGIVKQFGAFRALDGVDISVERQKITLIIGPNGSGKTTLVNVITGVYKPESGKVFYMKRDGRAIDITGWPPHKIFAVGIVRTFQIPQVFQKLTVLENLLAVARGQRGEGVISALVKNWVKEEEELAKKAFSILKAVRLVDKWNTPANLLSAGEMKLLELARALMAGADLIILDEPIAGVPIDQAHEVFKIVRDINQQQAVTFLVIEHRIDIAFKYVDYVYAMASGRIISKGLPEEVANDPKVREVYIGG
- a CDS encoding ABC transporter substrate-binding protein, with translation MASKSLYIGIIVGVVVILAIAALLATGGGQQTPTTKPTTPTPTTTQTTPTQTPTTTSPSPTQQKKTVYIGAALPLTGGLQSYGIGVRNAVELAVEDANEMCPGVKFELLVEDTGTNPQQALQKVQTLYAKGARLVVGPMASGEVSAVKSFADQNKIIIFSPSSTSPLLAIPNDWVYRIVPTDFAQAAAIADLLNKLGVKKAVILYRNDAWGLGLKNAIANESRKLGIDIVATAGYDPDPKAFPTAVPEAVRKLSSALGQPSTDAAMVFVTFEDDGVIAIQSAASDSVLGKVRWVGTDGIAYSEALIKQVGKEMAAARMLGTIAAPDPNDPKFQEFKQRYRSKYGKDPVAYDPYGYDAAMILMQIVCKLGTDEPDKVRAALEQWGKEGTYQGVTGKVYLDAAGDRAYPNYVVWGVVIEGGQPKYIDAAYYYGTDRKIVIFDQGKPLFQ
- a CDS encoding branched-chain amino acid ABC transporter permease — encoded protein: MELFVNIDYPTLARAVIFSNIYVLLALGLNLTYITTKIPSFAHGDLATIGAYVSYLSIVFLFTQLGIPANVYLTIPIVALATGAVAVLSYIAVFRPMIRRGAGITSLMIASFGLHFVLFASVAIVADYVQNTFKVLSRNVLLARWEFVWPGTDFLTSVMINSTIMVVVVTALLYILLYKTRYGIVMRASIDNLYLARAVGINVERVFAVAWLLIGAVTGIAGIYMAMFFPMTEELGWLRLAVMFVASVVGGLSNIYGAVLGGYVVGLSLVLGAAYILTPLGVPTEFQLAIPFAFVIVILLFAPQGLAGIVSKIVERGRR
- a CDS encoding branched-chain amino acid ABC transporter permease gives rise to the protein MILQLELGSLEVLFRETMIFIAIYGIYVLSLNLEVGYLGLPQFGKVMFLALGALAVGGIATKIALLIYGGTISAQLNISPLSDLDTYCSAYQYQTIDIINNIFTSMPLHGVGFFLLSLILAALLGGVFGILMAGPALRLREDYLGILLLVSAEMIRIIATYTPQVACGVFGAVVPDPFAWVGTDRRPWVYLAVTLLFLLATVFILERLANSPFGRALRAIRDAETAARVFGKDVVRYRIRVLSTASALAGIAGALFAFYNNVINMNMFVPYYTFTAWTMLIIGGMGNNYGALSGVVVYYIIDRVLSIYKEGIRQIVNVDPVFFQYIILGVIIILVLMFRPQGLVGEKPAKTLKRRVLEKLRGEA